From Bacillus basilensis, a single genomic window includes:
- the rimP gene encoding ribosome maturation factor RimP: MDKKVTEVVEAFAQPIVEELNLELVDVEYVKEGQDWFLRVFIDSEKGVDIEECGAVSERLSEALDKEDPIPHLYFLDVSSPGAERPLKKEKDFQQAVGKQVAIKTYEPIDGEKMFEGKLLSYDGTTITLLLTIKTRKKEIQISMDKVANARLAVTF; the protein is encoded by the coding sequence ATGGATAAGAAAGTCACAGAAGTTGTAGAAGCATTTGCACAGCCAATCGTTGAAGAGTTAAATCTTGAACTTGTAGATGTAGAGTATGTGAAAGAAGGACAAGACTGGTTCTTACGCGTATTCATCGATTCTGAAAAGGGAGTCGACATTGAAGAATGCGGTGCGGTAAGTGAACGTTTAAGCGAAGCTTTAGATAAAGAGGATCCAATTCCTCATCTTTACTTTTTGGATGTATCATCTCCTGGAGCGGAACGCCCATTAAAGAAAGAGAAAGACTTCCAGCAAGCGGTAGGAAAACAAGTGGCAATTAAAACATATGAGCCGATTGATGGTGAAAAGATGTTTGAAGGAAAGCTACTTTCCTACGATGGTACTACAATTACACTATTATTAACAATTAAAACACGTAAAAAAGAAATCCAAATTTCAATGGACAAAGTTGCAAATGCGCGACTTGCTGTTACGTTTTAG